Sequence from the Nocardiopsis sp. YSL2 genome:
TGATTCCCTGGGGCCGAGTGGGGACCGGGGCGTCCGCAGGTCCGCGGGAGCGACCACCGATGGCACCAGCATATCGTGACGCCACCGACACCCATTTCCCCGGTGTCTCACGATGCGGACACGACCGCACGGCCGGAGCCCCGACCCAGCCGACGACGCGGCCCCGCGACCGCGACCGTACCGGCGAAAGGGGCCGTGTCCTGCACAGACGCCCCGACAGGGTGGCGTTCCAGCGCTCCCGGCCGCACTGACGTACCCGGCGGTCAAGATCACGTCACGGTCCTGGCGGCCGTGGACGCCCGGGCTCCGGCGCTCAACCGCCGGGGGTCCGGTCGTGCGCCGAGGGGCCCCGGCCGCGGGTGGTGCGCGCCAGCCGTCGAAGGACGATCAGGAGCCCTCCCCCCGCCCCCAGGAGCACCACCAGCACCACGGCGAGCCAGGCGGGACCGACCGAGAACAGCGCGTGGTTGAGGGCCGACTGGATCCGCAGCGCCGTGCCCACGATCGGGTCGTGCTCCGCCCCGCCCGCGAACACCCGCAGCTCGAACCAGCCGTAGTAGGCGACGTAGGCGCCGGCGGCCACGAGCAGCGCGCCGCCCGCCCGCGTGACGTAGGGCAGGGCGCCGCGCAGCCGTGCGACGACGCCGTCCCTGGCCAGCGCGGTCGCCACGGTGACGATCCCGACCACCAGGGCCGTCCCGGCGGCGTAGGCGAGGAACACGCCCGCCGCCGCGACCGGACCGCCCAGGCTGACGGCGCTCGCTGTCACCCCCAGGAACGGCGCGACCGTGCACGACAGCGACGCGATCGCGTAGGCGGCCCCGTAGCCGAACACCCAGCGCAGCGAACGCCGTGGGCCGCCCGGCCGGGGCGTCGCCAGCCTGATCCCGAGCCCGCGCCCCGCCAGCAGCCATCCGCCCAGCACCACCAGGGCCAGGCCGATGACGATGGTCACCACGGGCAGGTGGCGCTCCACCCGCAGGGCCAGCGGCACCACGATCACCGCGAACGCGCCGAACACCGTGACGAAGCCGCCGGTCAGGGCGGCCGTGGTGGCGAGCGCCCGGCCGATCACCCGCCACGGCGGGGCGGAGCGCCCCTCGGCGCCGTCCCCCGCGGTCATGACCAGGGCCAGGTAGGCCGGGAGCAGGGCGAAGCCGCACGGGTTGAGGACCGCGAGGACTCCGGCCGTCAGGGCGATCGCGTAGGGGATCTCGGTCATGGCGCCGCCCGCCTCATCCGCCGAGTTCGGCCACGCGCGCGTCCAGGTCCGCCTCGCTCAACGTACCGGGGTGGGTCTCGTAGGTGCCGTCCGGTGAGAGGAAGGAGAAGGCGGGCTGCCCCGTGACGCCGAACCCGGACCAGATGGTGCCGTCCTGGTCGATGATGTGCGTGATCCCGTCCGTACCGGTGCTCTCGACGAACTCCGCCATGTCGGCCTCCTCGCCGAGCCCGGCCACACCGACGAACTCGGCTTCGCCCTCGTGGCGCTCGGCGGCCTCGGCGATCGCACCCGCCTCACCCCGGCACACCGTGCACCAGGGGGCCCAGAACCACAGGACCACCGGGCGGCCCGCGTAGTCGGCCCCCTCGACGTCGTCCCCGCCGACCGTGGGAGCGGTGAAGTCCAGGTGGTCCGCGCCCGATCCGTCGGCCGGAGGCGCCGTGTCCGAGGGTGCCGCGGCGCCGTCCGGTCCGGCCTGCCCGCCGTCCGTGTCAGGGGCACCGCACGCGGACAGGAGCAGTGCCGCGGCGGAGGCGACGGCGGCGATGCGGATGCGTGAGAGTCCCATGGTCTCCTCGATCGGTTCACGGCCGCGGACGTGCGCGGACCGGCTCTTCCATTGTCATTCGGAACCGGTCGCGCGAAGGCGACGTGTCAGCCAGGAAACAGTCTCGATCGGCGCGGAGGGAGCGCGGGGCCG
This genomic interval carries:
- a CDS encoding cytochrome c biogenesis CcdA family protein, translated to MTEIPYAIALTAGVLAVLNPCGFALLPAYLALVMTAGDGAEGRSAPPWRVIGRALATTAALTGGFVTVFGAFAVIVVPLALRVERHLPVVTIVIGLALVVLGGWLLAGRGLGIRLATPRPGGPRRSLRWVFGYGAAYAIASLSCTVAPFLGVTASAVSLGGPVAAAGVFLAYAAGTALVVGIVTVATALARDGVVARLRGALPYVTRAGGALLVAAGAYVAYYGWFELRVFAGGAEHDPIVGTALRIQSALNHALFSVGPAWLAVVLVVLLGAGGGLLIVLRRLARTTRGRGPSAHDRTPGG
- a CDS encoding redoxin domain-containing protein, which codes for MGLSRIRIAAVASAAALLLSACGAPDTDGGQAGPDGAAAPSDTAPPADGSGADHLDFTAPTVGGDDVEGADYAGRPVVLWFWAPWCTVCRGEAGAIAEAAERHEGEAEFVGVAGLGEEADMAEFVESTGTDGITHIIDQDGTIWSGFGVTGQPAFSFLSPDGTYETHPGTLSEADLDARVAELGG